A window of Haloarcula sp. H-GB4 contains these coding sequences:
- the coxB gene encoding cytochrome c oxidase subunit II, with amino-acid sequence MAAPMITYAMFVFPLHGGDVRAPSAVFNQIFEVFLLLGTAVGVVVVAYTLYHALKYRDDGGGDPYADKVERPEMGEMPTGGAGGRKVFYSFSISAVIVVSLIAWTYSQLLYIEQGPDPAQEEALEIDVEGYRFGWDFVYPNGHTTNTLRVPQDRVVRLQVTSTDVFHNFGIPELRVKTDAVPGQYTSAWFTANETGTYTAKCYELCGSGHSLMTTDVVVMPQDEYEEWYADTAGTNETETNGNETGGAAHRIAPAVVGGVPV; translated from the coding sequence ATGGCGGCACCCATGATAACATACGCCATGTTTGTGTTCCCCTTGCATGGCGGCGACGTCAGGGCCCCCAGTGCGGTGTTCAACCAGATCTTCGAGGTGTTCCTGCTACTGGGAACAGCCGTCGGGGTGGTCGTCGTGGCGTACACGCTGTACCACGCGCTCAAGTATCGCGACGACGGGGGCGGGGACCCGTATGCTGACAAGGTTGAGCGCCCAGAAATGGGTGAGATGCCAACCGGCGGCGCGGGTGGGCGGAAGGTGTTCTACTCGTTCAGCATCAGCGCGGTCATCGTCGTCTCACTCATCGCCTGGACGTACTCGCAACTGCTGTACATCGAACAGGGCCCCGACCCGGCACAGGAGGAGGCACTGGAAATCGACGTGGAAGGGTACCGCTTCGGCTGGGACTTCGTGTACCCGAACGGGCACACAACGAACACGCTCCGGGTGCCACAGGACCGGGTGGTCAGATTACAGGTGACCTCGACGGACGTGTTCCATAACTTCGGGATCCCGGAGTTGCGAGTCAAGACCGACGCCGTCCCGGGTCAGTACACGTCGGCCTGGTTCACGGCCAATGAGACGGGGACCTACACCGCCAAGTGCTACGAACTGTGTGGCAGCGGCCACTCGCTGATGACGACGGACGTAGTTGTGATGCCACAGGACGAGTACGAGGAGTGGTACGCTGACACTGCGGGCACCAACGAAACGGAGACCAACGGGAACGAAACCGGCGGTGCTGCCCACCGGATTGCACCCGCCGTCGTGGGAGGTGTCCCGGTATGA
- a CDS encoding cbb3-type cytochrome c oxidase subunit I, translating to MSQDHEHGLPPKSSVSRWFLTTNHKDIGVLYLITALFFLVFGGVLALLFRLELISSGADLLGSMGYNQAVSTHGLLMVFWFISPFAFGFANYVVPLQIGADDLAFPRLNALSYWLYLFSGILMGVSFFQGTTFAGGWTMYAPLNTPAYIPGEGLGATSVVLALIMFTAAVTLGSVNFLTTMYRMRAEGLRMRDIPIFSLSINLTVWMMLFAFAALLAALMILASDHILGTTYFQYSIDGTTMATDADNPGASLLWAHLFWFFGHPEVYIVFFPALGVMAECFQTFTGRRLVGRKWFIISMVLVALQSFVVWMHHMFLTGINLPIKTIFMATTIGISLPFDLMVFSLIYTMAKGRVRFTTPFLFSLGALILFIIGGITGVFLGAIVLDYQFRGTYWVVAHFHYVMVAGATALFGGLYYWYPKITGKMYNERLGKIQFGVYFLGFNLLYFPMFIAWETPRRVFVYPDGLQIWHTMATVGGFILGASFLLMFYNLFVSLWRGEDVGPNPWEYATSAEWATSSPPPLENFPGVPSYASGKLAFLEDETVAERTESTPGAAAHGHAATDGGTATDGGAVTARATVTATGVESTHEVGGEEHASHASFWPFLVSLGGFIAFLGLSGVRTGSVFYLSMVAVGGVATFGSLVGMTREPFHAPEMAIAERWPFEKVEKMKLGMWTFLASDIVLFGAFIGSYAFVRVAYGWTAWHHDLIPAEHVTMPGLINTYLLLTSSFLVVLAMVAAERESKRGTVAALVGTFALGVGFLINKGLEWQHLFHISTETFPNGWNLSTNIASSTFYLTTGLHGAHVTIGLIICAYMTVRAWNGAYQGDDRAIEYFGLYWHFVDIVWLFLFPLFYIL from the coding sequence ATGAGCCAAGACCACGAACACGGTCTGCCGCCCAAATCGTCGGTCAGCCGGTGGTTCCTCACGACTAACCACAAGGACATCGGCGTGCTGTATCTCATCACTGCGCTGTTCTTCCTGGTGTTCGGCGGCGTCCTCGCCCTGCTGTTCCGCCTCGAACTGATTTCCTCGGGCGCTGACCTGCTGGGCTCGATGGGGTACAATCAGGCGGTGTCGACCCACGGTCTCCTGATGGTGTTCTGGTTCATCTCGCCGTTCGCCTTCGGGTTTGCGAACTATGTCGTCCCGCTGCAGATCGGGGCGGACGACCTCGCTTTCCCGCGGCTGAACGCGCTGTCATACTGGCTGTACCTGTTCTCTGGTATCCTGATGGGCGTCTCGTTCTTCCAGGGGACCACCTTCGCGGGCGGGTGGACGATGTACGCCCCGCTGAACACGCCGGCCTATATTCCGGGCGAGGGGCTGGGTGCGACCTCGGTCGTGTTGGCGCTCATCATGTTCACCGCCGCGGTGACGCTGGGGTCGGTGAACTTCCTGACGACGATGTACCGCATGCGAGCCGAAGGGCTGCGGATGCGGGACATCCCTATCTTCTCGCTGTCTATCAATCTCACCGTCTGGATGATGCTGTTTGCCTTCGCGGCGCTGCTTGCGGCGCTGATGATACTCGCATCCGACCACATCCTCGGGACGACATACTTCCAGTACTCCATCGACGGGACGACGATGGCGACCGATGCAGACAACCCGGGTGCGTCGCTGCTCTGGGCGCACCTGTTCTGGTTCTTCGGCCATCCAGAGGTGTACATCGTCTTCTTCCCCGCGCTTGGCGTGATGGCCGAGTGCTTCCAGACCTTCACCGGTCGGCGGCTGGTCGGCCGGAAGTGGTTCATCATCTCGATGGTGCTGGTGGCGCTCCAGAGCTTCGTCGTCTGGATGCACCACATGTTCCTGACCGGGATCAACCTCCCCATCAAGACCATCTTCATGGCGACGACCATCGGGATATCCCTCCCCTTTGACCTGATGGTATTCTCGCTCATCTACACGATGGCGAAGGGGCGGGTCCGGTTCACGACGCCGTTCCTATTCTCGCTTGGCGCGCTCATCCTGTTCATCATCGGCGGCATCACCGGCGTCTTCCTCGGCGCAATCGTGCTCGACTACCAGTTCCGTGGGACCTACTGGGTCGTCGCGCACTTCCATTACGTGATGGTCGCGGGCGCGACGGCGCTGTTCGGCGGCCTGTACTACTGGTATCCGAAGATAACGGGGAAGATGTACAACGAACGACTGGGGAAGATACAGTTCGGCGTCTACTTCCTCGGGTTCAATCTGCTGTACTTCCCGATGTTCATCGCCTGGGAGACGCCGCGGCGCGTGTTCGTCTACCCCGACGGCCTGCAGATATGGCACACCATGGCTACCGTCGGCGGGTTCATTTTGGGCGCGAGCTTCCTGCTCATGTTCTACAACCTCTTCGTGAGCCTCTGGCGCGGGGAAGATGTCGGGCCGAACCCCTGGGAGTACGCCACCTCTGCCGAGTGGGCGACCTCCTCGCCGCCGCCGCTGGAGAACTTCCCCGGCGTACCGAGTTACGCCAGCGGGAAACTGGCGTTCCTTGAGGACGAGACGGTCGCCGAGCGTACCGAGAGTACGCCCGGAGCCGCAGCGCATGGCCACGCGGCGACCGACGGCGGGACCGCGACGGACGGCGGCGCGGTGACGGCGAGGGCCACGGTGACGGCCACTGGAGTGGAGTCGACCCACGAGGTCGGCGGCGAAGAACACGCCAGCCACGCCAGCTTCTGGCCGTTCCTCGTCAGCCTCGGCGGCTTCATCGCGTTTCTCGGGCTCTCGGGTGTGCGGACGGGAAGCGTGTTCTACCTGTCCATGGTTGCCGTCGGCGGGGTGGCGACGTTCGGGTCGCTTGTCGGCATGACCCGCGAGCCGTTCCACGCGCCGGAGATGGCCATCGCCGAACGGTGGCCCTTCGAGAAAGTCGAAAAGATGAAACTCGGGATGTGGACGTTCCTCGCCAGCGACATCGTCCTGTTCGGGGCGTTCATCGGCTCCTACGCCTTTGTCCGGGTCGCCTACGGCTGGACGGCCTGGCATCATGACCTCATCCCCGCCGAGCACGTGACCATGCCCGGCCTCATCAACACGTACCTGTTGCTCACGTCGAGTTTCCTCGTCGTGCTGGCGATGGTCGCCGCCGAACGGGAGAGCAAGCGCGGGACCGTTGCCGCGCTGGTCGGAACGTTCGCGCTCGGGGTCGGCTTCCTCATCAACAAGGGACTGGAGTGGCAGCACCTGTTCCACATCAGCACAGAGACCTTCCCGAACGGGTGGAATCTCTCGACGAACATCGCGTCGTCGACGTTCTACCTGACGACCGGGCTCCACGGAGCCCACGTCACTATCGGGCTCATCATCTGTGCGTACATGACCGTCCGGGCATGGAACGGGGCCTACCAAGGCGACGATAGGGCCATAGAGTACTTCGGATTGTACTGGCACTTCGTCGACATCGTCTGGCTGTTCCTGTTCCCCCTCTTCTACATCCTTTAG
- a CDS encoding cytochrome C oxidase subunit IV family protein has translation MDWKGYTIIYVVLFAFATAQAVVEFAGLVDSAYWAAFALIMVLSIIKAVGVAAYYQHLRWEPRAVTYLVLGGTVAALALTGAAAYSIL, from the coding sequence ATGGACTGGAAAGGCTACACCATCATATACGTCGTACTGTTCGCCTTCGCGACCGCACAGGCCGTCGTCGAGTTCGCCGGCCTCGTCGACAGCGCTTACTGGGCCGCCTTCGCGCTCATCATGGTGCTGTCGATTATCAAGGCCGTCGGCGTCGCCGCGTACTACCAGCACCTCCGCTGGGAACCCCGCGCCGTCACGTACCTCGTGCTGGGCGGGACTGTCGCCGCGCTCGCGCTGACCGGGGCCGCCGCGTACTCGATACTGTGA
- a CDS encoding ABC transporter ATP-binding protein, with amino-acid sequence MDFDAGSDDDVFEDARERVDRPMLRLFTGYGQGHWGAFVVGLFSSIVARMLDLLPPLLLALAIDAIFLQETEYGLFLIPDTWIPDGQGSQLWLTAGIIAASFGFGAVFHWSRNWGWNKFAQHVQHAVRTDTYETMQRLNMDFFADKQTGEMMSVLSNDVNRLEKFLNDGLNSASRMIIMVVGIATYLFYMNWQLALVALLPVPIIAVFTKRFIDVIQPKYAEVRSTVGKLNSRLENNLSGIQIIKTANTEPYEADRVEDTSEDYLDANWDAIETRITFFPGLRLVSGIGFVVTFIVGGLMVTGQAPGPLTAPLSRGQFVAFIIYTQRFVWPMAQFGQIINMYQRAYASAERVFGLMDTPGRLEEAEDAPPLAVTEGRVEYEDVAFGYDGDDEPVLSDISFEADGGETVALVGPTGAGKSTVLKLLLRMYDVDSGTVRIDGQNVQDVQIQSIRRAIGYVSQETFLFYGTVRENIAYGTFDATEEEIVAAAEAAEADQFVRNLPDGYDTMVGERGVKLSGGQRQRIAIARAILKDPEILILDEATSDVDTETEMLIQRSLDDLTADRTTFAIAHRLSTVKDADTILVVEDGCIVERGSHAELLAADGLYANLWAVQAGEIDELPEEFVERAIQRRARTDADD; translated from the coding sequence ATGGATTTCGACGCGGGTTCGGACGACGACGTGTTCGAGGACGCCAGAGAACGCGTCGACCGACCGATGCTTCGACTGTTCACCGGCTACGGACAGGGTCACTGGGGGGCGTTCGTTGTCGGCTTATTCAGTTCTATTGTCGCTCGGATGCTGGACCTGCTGCCACCGCTCCTCCTGGCGCTGGCTATCGACGCCATCTTTCTACAGGAGACCGAATACGGCCTCTTCCTGATACCCGACACATGGATTCCCGACGGACAGGGGTCACAGTTGTGGCTCACCGCCGGCATCATCGCCGCCTCGTTCGGCTTTGGGGCTGTCTTCCACTGGAGTCGGAACTGGGGCTGGAACAAGTTCGCCCAGCACGTCCAACACGCCGTTCGCACCGACACCTACGAGACGATGCAGCGGCTGAACATGGACTTCTTCGCCGATAAGCAGACCGGCGAGATGATGTCAGTGCTGTCAAACGACGTGAACCGGCTGGAGAAGTTCCTCAACGACGGGCTCAACTCCGCCTCGCGGATGATAATCATGGTCGTTGGCATCGCCACGTACCTGTTCTACATGAACTGGCAGCTGGCGCTGGTCGCCCTGCTTCCGGTCCCGATTATCGCCGTGTTCACGAAGCGGTTTATCGACGTTATTCAGCCCAAATACGCCGAGGTGCGGTCGACGGTCGGCAAGCTCAACTCCAGACTGGAAAACAACCTCAGCGGCATTCAGATAATCAAGACCGCCAACACCGAGCCCTACGAGGCTGACCGGGTGGAAGATACTTCCGAAGACTATCTCGACGCCAACTGGGACGCCATCGAGACGCGCATCACCTTCTTCCCCGGCCTTCGGCTGGTCTCGGGCATCGGCTTCGTCGTCACGTTCATCGTCGGCGGACTGATGGTCACCGGCCAGGCACCCGGGCCGCTGACGGCACCGCTCTCCCGCGGGCAGTTCGTCGCGTTCATCATCTACACGCAGCGGTTCGTCTGGCCGATGGCGCAGTTCGGGCAGATCATCAACATGTACCAGCGGGCCTACGCCTCCGCCGAGCGCGTGTTCGGGCTGATGGACACGCCCGGCCGCCTCGAAGAGGCCGAGGACGCGCCGCCGCTTGCCGTGACCGAGGGGCGAGTCGAGTACGAGGACGTGGCCTTTGGCTACGATGGCGACGACGAGCCGGTGCTTTCGGACATTTCCTTCGAGGCCGATGGCGGCGAGACGGTCGCACTCGTTGGCCCGACCGGCGCGGGGAAGTCGACCGTACTGAAGCTCCTGCTCCGGATGTACGACGTTGACTCCGGCACGGTTCGCATTGACGGCCAGAACGTGCAGGACGTACAGATACAGAGCATCCGTCGCGCCATCGGCTACGTCAGCCAGGAGACGTTCCTGTTCTACGGCACCGTCCGGGAGAACATCGCCTACGGAACCTTCGACGCGACCGAGGAGGAAATCGTCGCTGCCGCGGAGGCCGCCGAGGCCGACCAGTTCGTCCGCAACCTTCCGGACGGCTACGACACGATGGTCGGCGAGCGTGGTGTCAAGCTCTCCGGCGGCCAGCGCCAGCGAATCGCCATCGCGCGGGCGATCCTGAAAGACCCCGAGATCCTCATCCTCGACGAGGCGACCAGCGACGTGGACACGGAGACGGAGATGCTCATTCAGCGGTCGCTTGATGACCTGACCGCCGACCGGACCACGTTTGCCATCGCGCACCGCCTCTCGACGGTGAAAGACGCCGACACGATTCTGGTCGTCGAGGACGGCTGCATCGTTGAGCGTGGGAGCCACGCCGAACTGCTCGCCGCCGACGGCCTCTATGCCAACCTCTGGGCAGTTCAGGCCGGCGAAATCGACGAGCTTCCCGAGGAGTTCGTTGAGCGGGCGATTCAGCGACGGGCGCGGACGGATGCTGATGACTGA
- a CDS encoding DUF192 domain-containing protein, which translates to MQRPAVVVLGLVGLLVAAAVVLQTGLWIEVLGTGEYEEGTVTVREGAEAAVTPTATQPSTDASTPGTTVAVREENAGEPLGTVEVRIAQTFNQRYVGLSETESLGPDEGMLFVHDEAGQHTYVMRNMSFPLDIIFIDANGTITTIHHAPLPPAGTSENDLTGYEGRGKYVLEVNRGWTNRTGVAVGDRVDLPPEAT; encoded by the coding sequence ATGCAGCGCCCTGCCGTGGTTGTGCTCGGACTCGTCGGCCTGCTCGTCGCCGCCGCCGTGGTCCTCCAGACCGGCCTCTGGATCGAGGTGCTCGGCACTGGTGAGTACGAGGAAGGCACAGTGACGGTCCGAGAAGGAGCGGAGGCAGCGGTGACGCCGACTGCAACACAGCCCTCCACGGATGCTTCGACGCCAGGGACGACTGTTGCGGTGCGTGAAGAAAACGCTGGAGAACCGCTGGGGACGGTCGAGGTTCGCATCGCACAGACGTTCAATCAGCGCTATGTCGGGCTGAGCGAGACCGAGTCACTCGGCCCCGACGAGGGCATGCTGTTCGTCCACGACGAGGCGGGCCAGCACACCTACGTCATGCGGAATATGTCGTTCCCCCTCGACATCATCTTCATTGACGCCAACGGCACTATCACAACCATCCACCACGCGCCGCTCCCGCCGGCGGGGACCAGCGAGAACGACCTGACGGGCTACGAGGGGCGGGGCAAGTACGTCCTCGAAGTGAACCGCGGGTGGACAAACCGAACCGGCGTTGCGGTCGGTGACCGGGTTGACTTGCCGCCCGAAGCCACGTAG
- a CDS encoding minichromosome maintenance protein MCM, translating into MAENHELTEDLIQFFRDYYPEEIAQLAQRYPREQKSLHVDYDDLYRFDPGIADDVRNHPKEMQEHLEEAFRLYDLPVAVELNDAHVRIYNLPEMHVFDPSGVSRHENIGQLLDIRGQVQKVSDVKPRLTEAVWECQRCGTQTEIPQHGDSLQEPHECQGCERQGPFSLDASASSWIDHQYARVQQPPEKTNGGEAQSVDAHLEDDLIEGFDAGDRVVLTGILDIEEPGADQELDFDTNLDARSVVKEESDYDDVDVEEHLDEIEAVANGERGDPYQLLIDSINPKHRGDEQVKLAVALQLFGGWAHEYPDGSRDRGDWHMLLLGDPGCGKSTFLRYVDQIAPRSTYASGKGATAAGMTAAAVADDFGDTEWGLEAGALVLADGGIACVDEIDKMQSDAVSSMHDALESQRVHVNKAGINATLNARTSLLAAGNPKDGRFDRYRPKGEQIDMSPTLLSRFDLMFMVSDQPDREDDADVVEHMVQSRQAAGRHTRGEELSDEEQQRVEPAIDRSMMRAYVAHAKQTCRPIIEDDEVAERLKQFFVEFRAGAGEQDDDSPIPVTFRKVEAIQRLAESSARVRLSDTVEIEDVERAIKLVTRSMKQVGYDPESDEFDADIIETGQSKNQRSRRERILARITESDGVSIESLNDEVDFDQERLKRDIENLKTEGRIYSMNGEYRKT; encoded by the coding sequence ATGGCCGAAAACCACGAACTCACCGAAGACCTGATACAATTCTTCCGGGACTACTACCCGGAAGAGATCGCACAGCTCGCACAACGCTACCCCCGAGAACAGAAGTCACTCCACGTCGACTACGATGACCTGTACCGGTTTGATCCGGGTATTGCCGATGACGTGCGGAACCATCCGAAGGAGATGCAGGAACACCTAGAGGAAGCGTTCCGTCTCTACGACTTGCCGGTAGCAGTCGAGCTCAACGACGCCCACGTACGAATCTACAATCTCCCGGAGATGCACGTCTTCGACCCTTCGGGTGTATCTCGTCATGAGAACATCGGCCAACTGCTCGACATCCGCGGACAGGTCCAGAAGGTGTCCGACGTGAAGCCCCGCCTCACAGAAGCCGTCTGGGAATGCCAGCGGTGTGGGACCCAGACTGAGATTCCACAGCACGGGGATAGTCTGCAGGAACCGCACGAGTGTCAGGGATGCGAACGGCAGGGCCCCTTCTCGCTCGACGCCAGCGCCAGTAGCTGGATCGATCACCAGTACGCCCGTGTCCAGCAACCGCCCGAGAAAACGAACGGTGGAGAAGCACAGAGCGTCGACGCGCACCTCGAAGACGACCTGATTGAAGGCTTCGACGCGGGTGATAGGGTGGTTCTGACCGGGATTCTGGATATAGAAGAGCCCGGTGCCGATCAAGAGCTCGACTTCGACACGAACCTCGACGCGCGTTCAGTCGTGAAAGAGGAAAGCGACTACGACGATGTCGACGTAGAGGAGCACCTCGACGAAATCGAAGCCGTCGCCAACGGGGAACGCGGCGACCCGTACCAGCTACTCATCGATTCGATCAACCCGAAGCACAGGGGTGATGAACAGGTCAAGCTGGCCGTCGCCCTGCAGCTCTTCGGCGGCTGGGCTCACGAGTACCCGGACGGGAGCCGCGACCGCGGGGACTGGCATATGCTTCTCCTCGGTGACCCGGGCTGTGGGAAGTCGACGTTCCTCCGCTACGTCGACCAGATTGCCCCGCGGTCGACGTATGCATCGGGGAAAGGCGCGACGGCAGCGGGCATGACCGCGGCGGCAGTCGCTGATGACTTCGGAGATACTGAGTGGGGACTGGAAGCCGGTGCGCTGGTACTGGCCGATGGCGGTATCGCCTGCGTCGACGAGATTGATAAGATGCAGTCCGACGCGGTGTCCTCGATGCATGACGCCCTGGAGAGCCAGCGGGTCCACGTCAACAAGGCCGGTATCAACGCAACACTGAACGCCCGGACTTCGCTGCTGGCGGCAGGGAATCCGAAAGACGGTCGCTTCGACCGCTACCGCCCGAAGGGTGAACAGATCGATATGAGCCCGACGCTGCTCTCCCGGTTCGACCTGATGTTCATGGTATCCGACCAACCCGATCGGGAGGACGATGCGGATGTCGTTGAGCACATGGTCCAGAGTCGGCAGGCTGCAGGCCGTCACACCCGGGGTGAGGAACTGAGTGACGAGGAACAGCAGCGGGTCGAGCCCGCGATAGACCGGTCGATGATGCGGGCCTACGTTGCTCACGCGAAGCAGACCTGTCGACCCATCATCGAGGATGACGAAGTTGCGGAGCGATTGAAACAGTTCTTCGTCGAGTTCCGAGCTGGGGCTGGTGAGCAAGACGATGACTCACCGATTCCCGTCACATTCCGGAAGGTCGAAGCGATACAGCGGCTTGCCGAGTCCAGTGCACGGGTTCGTCTTTCGGATACTGTGGAGATTGAAGACGTAGAGCGGGCGATTAAATTAGTGACAAGATCGATGAAGCAGGTAGGGTACGATCCAGAAAGTGACGAGTTCGATGCTGATATTATTGAAACAGGACAATCGAAGAATCAGCGGAGTCGCCGTGAACGTATCTTAGCGAGGATTACTGAATCAGATGGGGTTTCCATCGAATCTCTGAACGACGAAGTAGACTTCGACCAAGAGAGACTAAAGCGTGACATTGAAAACTTGAAAACAGAAGGACGGATCTACAGTATGAATGGGGAGTACAGAAAAACTTAG